The following are encoded in a window of Thunnus albacares chromosome 17, fThuAlb1.1, whole genome shotgun sequence genomic DNA:
- the LOC122966843 gene encoding membrane primary amine oxidase-like — protein MVSKGICIVLKCLLVLTVVASLIGNCVLIWLNTQRTPKCPAQQVNPVQPAVHNDRSDVFADLSVEEYLQVCDYMSKIPGMNISFNPIVPPFLDYLYLIDLSLPKKQIVLHHLDNNGPKPAREATAVVFHATTNNIKEYVVGPLPNPTYHRDVTFERYKMEIPLTARPMYLGELILVTGFLREVLTPVSALLKESFGIDDLANPVYYDSMPRGVKSGDRQSWISLCRNEEGFYIHPVGFEILINHRSINVFSWRVIKVLYNGQYFDSIKELKEKYEAGIVRKVIYKPGPNYASLKPKQKPTGIGPQQFYVQGKRFSVRNNHVVYLDWSFSFGLSVLTGMRAFDIRFKGERIIYELSVQEAMSVYGSATPNLMLTKFLDGSVGIGRCAYELVRGVDCPYSATYIDTFHFMDTGAPRQLKNSICIFEHDTGRPLRRHFSEAVYNSYGGLVNSALVVRTITAIGNYDYVWDFIFYQSGSVEAKVHATGYIASSFMLKGSFPYGHQVAENVTGNIHTHFINFKVDVDVLGVKNVFQTKDMEFVNVSLPWKPERYAMIPRIVEKQLQTEQEAALRYSAKTPRYLHIASNQTNRWGNQRSYKLQVYSFTGDHLPESQAEERAMSWARYKVAITKQKDLERSCGSLYNQNDMWTPAVDFSKYIEDNESIENEDLVAWVTTGFLHIPHAEDIPNTVTVGNGGGVLLRPHNYFDEDPSIHSPDGVYFGAGSEESCDNNRMACLAQETCSPVLEPFTYNGFQQWWPEG, from the exons ATGGTCTCTAAAGGAATTTGCATTGTCCTGAAATGCCTACTGGTTCTTACAGTTGTTGCCTCATTGATAGGTAACTGTGTCCTGATATGGCTCAACACCCAACGTACTCCAAAGTGCCCTGCTCAACAGGTAAACCCGGTCCAACCTGCAGTGCATAATGATCGCAGTGACGTCTTTGCTGACCTCTCGGTTGAGGAGTATCTTCAGGTGTGCGACTACATGTCCAAGATCCCAGGGATGAATATCTCGTTTAACCCGATCGTACCTCCTTTTCTTGACTACCTGTATTTGATTGACCTCTCTCTGCCAAAGAAACAGATTGTTTTGCACCATCTGGATAACAACGGGCCAAAACCAGCAAGAGAGGCGACTGCTGTGGTTTTTCATGCCACTACGAACAACATAAAGGAATATGTAGTGGGTCCTCTCCCCAACCCAACCTACCACCGTGATGTTACCTTTGAGAGGTATAAAATGGAGATCCCTTTGACTGCACGTCCGATGTACCTTGGGGAGCTAATTCTTGTAACAGGGTTTCTGCGGGAAGTGCTTACACCAGTCAGCGCACTTCTAAAAGAAAGTTTTGGTATAGATGATTTAGCAAACCCAGTTTACTATGACAGCATGCCCAGGGGTGTCAAGTCAGGGGACAGACAGTCGTGGATTTCTCTTTGTCGAAATGAGGAGGGTTTCTACATCCACCCGGTGGGCTTTGAAATCTTAATCAACCACCGAAGCATCAATGTTTTTTCTTGGCGTGTGATTAAAGTGCTTTATAACGGTCAGTACTTTGACAGCATAAAAGAACTGAAGGAGAAATATGAGGCAGGAATTGTGAGAAAAGTCATCTACAAACCTGGGCCAAACTACGCATCACTCAAACCTAAGCAGAAACCCACAGGTATTGGACCTCAGCAGTTTTACGTACAAGGCAAGCGATTCAGTGTCAGGAACAACCACGTTGTCTACCTTGACTGGAGCTTTTCTTTCGGACTGAGTGTACTTACAGGCATGAGAGCTTTTGACATTCGCTTTAAAGGGGAGAGAATCATCTATGAGCTAAGCGTTCAAGAGGCCATGTCGGTCTACGGGTCTGCCACCCCAAATCTTATGCTCACCAAGTTTCTTGATGGCAGTGTGGGAATTGGTCGGTGTGCCTATGAGTTGGTCCGGGGGGTTGACTGTCCTTATTCAGCTACCTACATAGACACTTTCCACTTTATGGACACTGGTGCTCCGCGGCAACTCAAAAACTCAATTTGCATCTTTGAGCATGACACCGGCCGACCTCTAAGGAGGCATTTCTCAGAAGCGGTCTACAACAGTTATGGAGGACTAGTAAACAGTGCCTTAGTGGTCAGGACAATCACAGCTATAGGAAATTATGACTATGTGTGGGATTTCATCTTTTATCAGAGCGGCTCAGTGGAGGCCAAAGTGCATGCCACTGGCTACATCGCCTCTTCTTTCATGCTGAAGGGCAGTTTTCCATACGGTCACCAAGTGGCAGAAAATGTCACAGGAAATATCCACACCCATTTTATCAACTTTAAAGTGGATGTTGATGTTTTAG GAGTGAAGAATGTATTCCAGACCAAAGACATGGAGTTTGTGAATGTCTCACTGCCCTGGAAGCCAGAACGCTACGCCATGATCCCTAGGATAGTGGAGAAACAACTTCAAACAGAACAG GAGGCAGCTCTGCGTTACAGTGCCAAGACTCCTCGCTACCTCCACATTGCCAGCAACCAGACCAACCGCTGGGGCAACCAGCGCTCCTACAAGCTGCAGGTGTACAGCTTCACCGGGGACCACCTTCCAGAGAGCCAGGCTGAGGAGAGGGCTATGTCTTGGGCCAG GTATAAGGTTGCCATCACTAAGCAGAAGGACTTGGAGCGGAGCTGCGGCAGTCTGTACAATCAGAATGACATGTGGACTCCAGCTGTTGACTTTAGCAAGTACATTGAAGACAATGAAAGTATTGAAAATGAG GACCTGGTCGCCTGGGTTACCACCGGCTTCCTCCACATCCCTCACGCCGAGGACATCCCTAACACAGTGACTGTGGGCAACGGGGGCGGCGTCCTGTTGCGGCCACACAATTACTTTGATGAGGACCCATCCATACACTCTCCTGATGGGGTGTACTTTGGCGCGGGCAGCGAGGAAAGCTGTGACAACAACAGGATGGCATGCCTTGCTCAAGAAACCTGTAGCCCCGTGCTGGAACCCTTCACCTACAATGGCTTTCAGCAGTGGTGGCCTGAAGGTTAG